A stretch of the Bacillus licheniformis DSM 13 = ATCC 14580 genome encodes the following:
- a CDS encoding sulfite oxidase-like oxidoreductase, with protein sequence MFFGKTKPHKSDRVPPNQNVTTSFPVLHAGHVPEYEDLSKWNLQIYGLVEQPLLLTLDDLHEMPQSEVSNDIHCVTGWSKLDNVWEGIKTKEIAERVKPLPEARFVILHAEEGWTTNVPLEDFLKDSSLLAHSHNGAPLTPEHGFPLRAVMPHLYFWKSAKWLRGIQFTKENHPGFWEKNGYHLRGNPWKEERYSFD encoded by the coding sequence GTGTTTTTTGGGAAAACAAAACCGCACAAGTCCGACAGGGTGCCTCCAAACCAAAATGTCACAACATCTTTTCCTGTTCTTCATGCAGGACATGTTCCGGAATACGAAGACCTGTCAAAATGGAATTTGCAAATTTACGGACTTGTCGAACAGCCGCTCCTGCTGACGTTGGATGATCTTCATGAGATGCCGCAAAGCGAAGTGTCCAATGACATTCATTGTGTAACAGGCTGGTCCAAGCTCGATAATGTTTGGGAAGGGATCAAGACAAAGGAGATCGCTGAAAGAGTAAAGCCGCTTCCGGAAGCCAGATTTGTCATCTTGCATGCAGAGGAAGGCTGGACGACGAATGTTCCGCTCGAAGACTTTTTGAAGGATTCGTCTCTTTTGGCTCATTCCCATAACGGCGCCCCGCTCACGCCGGAGCACGGCTTTCCGCTCAGAGCGGTGATGCCGCATTTGTATTTTTGGAAAAGCGCCAAATGGCTGAGGGGCATTCAGTTTACAAAGGAAAACCATCCGGGCTTTTGGGAGAAAAACGGCTACCATCTTAGGGGAAATCCGTGGAAAGAAGAAAGATACAGCTTTGATTAG
- a CDS encoding WXG100 family type VII secretion target, which yields MSGIIRVTPAELRQMADRYQKESGDVTEQVNQRLDQMINQLQDMWEGESSRAFSEQYQELRPSFIKMAELLSDVSKQLHQTANTLESTDQDIASQIRG from the coding sequence ATGTCAGGAATCATTCGTGTTACGCCGGCTGAACTGCGGCAAATGGCTGACAGATATCAAAAAGAAAGCGGAGATGTGACTGAGCAGGTCAATCAGCGTCTTGATCAAATGATCAACCAGCTTCAAGATATGTGGGAAGGTGAATCAAGCCGTGCGTTCTCAGAGCAATACCAAGAGCTAAGACCTTCTTTTATTAAAATGGCTGAACTTCTAAGCGACGTTTCTAAACAGCTTCATCAGACTGCTAACACTCTTGAAAGCACTGACCAAGACATCGCTAGCCAAATCCGCGGCTAA
- a CDS encoding biotin transporter BioY: MNNKKLRAGDMALVGMFAALMGIGANITSFAPFLQIGGIPLTMQPFFCLLAGLLLGRKLGALSMIVYALVGFIGAPVFASFSGGISVLFKGSAGFILSYIPAAYAAGWITDKLSEPKTGHFFAASLIGTLIIYLIGVNYTYLAFSTWLNTPMSYSAVWKMMAWFFVKDLAFSVLLAALASKVFRAVQKGAGFRRNPTF; the protein is encoded by the coding sequence ATGAATAATAAAAAACTTCGCGCCGGCGATATGGCGCTTGTCGGAATGTTTGCCGCTCTGATGGGGATCGGCGCTAATATCACTTCGTTTGCCCCGTTTCTGCAAATCGGCGGTATTCCGCTTACGATGCAGCCTTTCTTCTGTTTGCTTGCCGGACTTTTGCTCGGCCGTAAATTAGGTGCGCTGTCCATGATTGTCTATGCGTTAGTCGGCTTTATTGGCGCTCCGGTATTCGCTTCTTTTTCAGGCGGTATTTCCGTTCTTTTTAAAGGAAGCGCAGGCTTTATTCTATCCTATATTCCTGCCGCATATGCCGCGGGCTGGATCACGGACAAACTATCCGAACCGAAAACAGGCCACTTTTTCGCAGCCTCATTGATCGGTACGCTGATCATTTATCTGATCGGCGTCAACTATACGTATCTCGCTTTTTCCACTTGGCTCAATACACCGATGTCATATTCAGCCGTTTGGAAAATGATGGCCTGGTTCTTCGTGAAAGACTTGGCATTCTCCGTTCTGCTCGCCGCGCTCGCCTCAAAGGTTTTCCGGGCGGTTCAAAAAGGCGCAGGCTTCAGAAGAAATCCGACTTTTTAA
- the ald gene encoding alanine dehydrogenase, whose protein sequence is MIIGVPKEIKNNENRVALTPGAASQLIAAGHRVIVEKDAGTGSGFENEDYVSVGAEISEQAEAVWEAAEMVMKVKEPLPEEYPYFREGLILFTYLHLAAEPSLAEALKQKGVTAIAYETVSNGRSLPLLTPMSEVAGRMAAQIGAQFLEKPKGGKGILLAGVPGVARGKVTIIGGGVVGTNAAKIAAGLGADVTMIDLSADRLRQLDDQFGNQIKTLMSNPVNIADAVAEADLLICAVLIPGAKAPTLVTEEMVKQMKPGSVIVDVAIDQGGIVETVDHITTHDNPTYVKHGVVHYAVANMPGAVPRTSTVALTNVTVPYALEIANKGAEKAILENPALKAGVNTANGHITYEAVARDLNYGYVPAELAIENSSSAAGA, encoded by the coding sequence ATGATTATCGGCGTACCGAAAGAAATCAAAAACAATGAAAACCGTGTTGCTTTGACTCCCGGTGCGGCTTCTCAATTGATCGCGGCAGGACACCGCGTCATCGTGGAAAAAGACGCGGGGACTGGAAGCGGGTTTGAAAATGAGGATTACGTCTCAGTGGGAGCCGAGATCTCAGAACAAGCGGAAGCCGTCTGGGAAGCGGCTGAAATGGTGATGAAAGTCAAAGAGCCGCTCCCTGAAGAATATCCGTATTTTAGAGAAGGTCTCATCTTGTTCACCTACCTGCATCTAGCCGCAGAGCCTTCCTTGGCTGAAGCATTAAAGCAGAAAGGCGTGACAGCCATCGCCTATGAAACCGTCAGCAATGGCCGTTCCCTTCCTTTGCTGACGCCGATGTCTGAGGTAGCCGGGCGGATGGCCGCCCAAATCGGCGCGCAGTTCCTCGAAAAGCCGAAAGGCGGAAAAGGCATATTATTGGCCGGTGTACCCGGAGTCGCGCGCGGGAAAGTGACGATCATCGGCGGAGGCGTTGTCGGCACAAATGCGGCAAAAATCGCGGCGGGCCTCGGAGCCGACGTGACGATGATCGATTTAAGCGCGGATCGCCTGCGCCAGCTTGATGATCAATTCGGCAATCAAATTAAAACATTGATGTCCAATCCGGTCAACATCGCCGATGCCGTAGCGGAAGCCGACCTCCTCATCTGCGCGGTTCTGATCCCGGGTGCCAAAGCGCCGACTTTAGTGACGGAAGAGATGGTCAAACAGATGAAACCGGGCTCTGTGATTGTTGACGTCGCAATCGATCAAGGCGGCATCGTCGAGACGGTGGATCACATCACAACCCACGACAATCCGACCTATGTCAAACACGGAGTCGTCCATTACGCTGTTGCCAACATGCCTGGCGCCGTTCCGCGGACATCTACAGTTGCGCTGACGAATGTAACAGTTCCGTATGCGCTTGAAATCGCGAACAAAGGCGCGGAAAAAGCGATTCTTGAAAACCCTGCGCTAAAAGCCGGCGTCAACACAGCAAACGGCCATATTACTTATGAAGCCGTAGCCAGGGACTTAAACTATGGCTACGTTCCCGCAGAGCTTGCGATCGAAAATTCGTCGTCAGCCGCCGGCGCATAG
- a CDS encoding alanine/glycine:cation symporter family protein, translating into MAILEKINGFLWGVPGIVMLAGTGLFLTFILRGLQFKRLIYAFKLAFGKEKESAGADGDVSNFKALMTTLAGTIGNGNIAGVATAITVGGPGALFWMWLVGLLGMATKYSEALLATKYRVKNERGEYSGGPMYYVEKGLGKKWKPLAVLFALSGVLASFGIGDSVQSNTISEVVTQSFGIPGWIIGLVLAVLTAAIIFGGFQRVSTVASIFVPVMAILYIGGSLIIIFLHYDQIIPAFQLIFYHAFNPVSAAGGFTGVVVSEAIRNGMSKGIFSNEAGLGTAALIAGNAKSDHPVKAALVAMTGTFIVTLIVCTMTGLVLIITGFWDPSGGLLSGVAHDASLDAGALTNAAFASSLGAAGKYIVTFSVIFFGYSTIVGWYVYGEKCLEYLVGLKWVPLYRVVYVIAAYYGAVASLNTVWAFADAANALMMIPNLIALVLLWKVIRAETDDFFLHHYNKEKQKSAGLKAG; encoded by the coding sequence TTGGCGATTCTAGAGAAAATCAACGGCTTTTTATGGGGAGTCCCGGGCATCGTTATGCTTGCGGGAACCGGTTTATTTCTGACGTTCATCCTGCGGGGGCTTCAATTTAAAAGATTGATATATGCATTCAAACTTGCATTCGGGAAAGAAAAAGAATCAGCCGGAGCAGACGGTGATGTCAGCAATTTCAAGGCGCTGATGACAACGCTTGCCGGAACGATCGGAAATGGAAATATTGCCGGTGTAGCCACGGCGATTACGGTTGGAGGTCCGGGGGCTTTGTTTTGGATGTGGCTCGTCGGTCTTTTAGGGATGGCTACAAAATACAGCGAAGCATTGCTCGCCACGAAATACCGCGTCAAAAATGAGCGGGGCGAATATTCGGGCGGGCCGATGTACTATGTCGAAAAAGGGCTCGGGAAGAAGTGGAAGCCGCTTGCCGTTTTATTTGCATTGTCAGGTGTGCTTGCCTCTTTTGGAATCGGGGATTCCGTCCAGTCCAACACGATTTCGGAAGTCGTTACACAGAGCTTCGGGATTCCCGGCTGGATCATCGGCCTTGTGCTCGCGGTATTGACGGCTGCGATCATCTTCGGCGGTTTTCAGCGTGTCAGCACGGTTGCGAGCATTTTTGTGCCGGTCATGGCGATACTTTATATCGGCGGATCACTGATCATTATTTTCCTTCATTATGATCAAATCATTCCGGCGTTCCAGCTGATTTTTTATCACGCCTTCAACCCGGTGTCAGCCGCGGGGGGCTTTACTGGCGTGGTCGTCTCTGAGGCGATCAGAAACGGAATGTCGAAAGGAATCTTTTCAAATGAAGCTGGTCTTGGTACCGCTGCTTTAATCGCAGGAAACGCGAAATCCGATCACCCCGTCAAGGCCGCTTTGGTTGCGATGACGGGAACTTTCATCGTTACATTGATCGTTTGTACGATGACGGGGCTTGTCCTCATTATCACGGGATTCTGGGATCCTTCAGGCGGTCTGCTTTCTGGTGTTGCCCACGATGCATCGCTTGATGCCGGCGCGCTGACAAACGCCGCGTTTGCTTCTTCGCTGGGAGCCGCGGGCAAATACATCGTCACGTTTTCGGTGATTTTCTTTGGCTACTCAACCATTGTCGGTTGGTATGTATATGGAGAAAAATGTCTGGAATATTTAGTTGGTTTAAAATGGGTGCCGCTTTATCGTGTCGTTTATGTCATTGCTGCATATTACGGTGCAGTCGCAAGCCTGAATACTGTATGGGCTTTTGCCGACGCGGCAAACGCATTAATGATGATCCCGAACTTGATCGCCCTTGTGCTCTTATGGAAAGTCATTCGGGCGGAAACTGACGATTTCTTTTTGCACCACTATAATAAGGAAAAACAAAAGTCAGCCGGCTTGAAAGCGGGCTGA
- a CDS encoding EsaB/YukD family protein: protein MYVDITIDLKHYDGSVFDLRLSDYHSVKKVVDIAWQAKSIPVPPREGYWVRVTNKDAVFSGEYTLSQCGITTGDRLEIL, encoded by the coding sequence GTGTATGTTGACATTACCATCGATTTAAAACATTACGACGGCAGCGTCTTTGACCTCAGACTGTCGGATTACCATTCTGTTAAAAAGGTAGTCGACATTGCGTGGCAAGCCAAAAGCATACCGGTGCCTCCCCGGGAAGGCTACTGGGTAAGGGTGACAAATAAAGATGCCGTTTTTTCAGGCGAATATACATTATCGCAATGCGGAATTACGACAGGTGACCGTCTGGAAATATTATGA
- a CDS encoding Na+/H+ antiporter family protein, with protein sequence MNAVVIAVIVMLILSLLRVNVVLALIVGALAGGLTGGLGLGQTVSVFTEGLGGNATVAVSYALLGAFAVALTKTGLPDAMVEAAVKLIGKEGDTRRKTLSKALIVFVILIISCMSQNVVPVHIAFIPVLIPPLLKILNELQVDRRLIACAMTFGLTAPYILLPVGFGQIFQGILKDNMKDAGLSVTLADIPIAMIIPIVGMIAGLAVAAFVYRKPRTYEMKEIAGQKSASYTKKSLSIAVLAIAVSLSVQLYLSQSLDVDGMIFGALSGLAVLFLSGAMKRGEADELITNGMNMMAFIGFVMLAAAGFANVLEKTGDVKALVEASTGFISNNQVLGALLMLVVGLLITMGIGSSFATIPIIATIFVPLCMQLGFSPMATIAIIGTAAALGDAGSPASDSTLGPTSGLNADGQHHHIWDTCVPTFIFYNIPLILFGWIAAIVL encoded by the coding sequence ATGAATGCAGTTGTGATTGCTGTTATTGTGATGCTTATATTAAGCCTGCTGCGGGTCAATGTCGTTCTAGCCCTGATTGTGGGCGCTCTTGCCGGCGGTCTGACGGGCGGTCTCGGTCTCGGCCAGACGGTCAGCGTATTTACGGAAGGACTCGGAGGCAACGCAACCGTCGCAGTCAGCTACGCGCTCCTTGGCGCTTTTGCAGTCGCTTTGACGAAAACGGGTCTTCCGGATGCCATGGTTGAAGCTGCTGTCAAGCTGATCGGCAAAGAAGGCGATACAAGGCGCAAAACCCTTTCAAAAGCGCTGATCGTCTTCGTGATTTTAATTATTTCTTGTATGTCTCAAAATGTCGTTCCGGTTCATATCGCATTTATTCCTGTTTTAATTCCGCCGTTATTGAAAATTTTGAATGAGCTGCAAGTGGACCGCCGCCTGATTGCGTGTGCGATGACATTCGGATTGACAGCTCCGTATATTTTGCTTCCCGTCGGCTTCGGCCAGATTTTCCAGGGGATTTTGAAAGACAATATGAAAGATGCAGGCCTTTCTGTCACATTGGCTGATATTCCAATCGCCATGATCATTCCGATTGTCGGGATGATTGCCGGTTTGGCCGTTGCTGCTTTTGTGTACCGCAAACCCCGCACATATGAAATGAAGGAAATCGCCGGTCAAAAGTCGGCGTCCTATACGAAGAAAAGCCTTTCGATTGCCGTTTTGGCCATCGCTGTATCATTAAGCGTACAGCTCTATTTGTCTCAGAGCTTAGACGTCGACGGAATGATCTTCGGCGCGCTCAGCGGTTTGGCGGTCTTGTTTTTAAGCGGAGCGATGAAGCGCGGCGAAGCGGACGAATTGATCACTAACGGCATGAACATGATGGCGTTTATCGGATTTGTGATGCTGGCCGCGGCCGGTTTTGCCAATGTGCTTGAAAAAACGGGCGATGTCAAAGCGCTTGTTGAAGCGTCAACAGGTTTCATCAGCAATAATCAGGTGCTCGGCGCATTGCTGATGCTGGTTGTCGGCTTATTGATCACAATGGGGATCGGTTCCTCATTTGCGACGATTCCGATTATCGCAACGATATTTGTTCCGCTTTGCATGCAGCTTGGCTTCAGCCCGATGGCGACAATCGCCATTATCGGGACGGCCGCAGCTCTCGGAGACGCCGGTTCACCTGCGAGCGACAGCACGCTTGGACCGACATCCGGCTTAAATGCGGACGGACAGCACCACCACATTTGGGACACCTGTGTTCCGACATTCATCTTCTATAATATTCCGCTGATTTTGTTCGGCTGGATCGCGGCGATTGTTCTTTAA
- a CDS encoding PucR family transcriptional regulator, with the protein MNNRNNPFKYQYDRLEDVADHISEVLDCPITIEDINHRLLAYSTHSDYTDPARTSTIIGRRVPEKVINKLWKDGTIPALMKTDEPIRVEQIDEVGLSSRVAISIWKNSEVIGFIWALESQKTLSEDELHLLKLAADSVKNKLLPYQVRKRKNEQRSQEFFWKLLTGHISEDQEISDGFHQLGIGVPSTYSVIIIRLKDEIEEKTEKQLHYLLETTQQLQILLATIDYNELIVLASPKTGQKGQPFNDLKQFAANIQKQLEERYKLNNCTIAIGGMYSLITLVHQSYQEALSALKVKERFPDETRHLVSFSELGIYQYLDVLSEKRKHASYPNYSLMQLEAYDKEHHSNLVETLEQFIECDSNVNTAAKKLNIHVNTLNYRLKRISKIAEIDLKNINEKFTIYLEIKLRNMHL; encoded by the coding sequence ATGAACAATCGAAACAATCCTTTTAAATATCAATATGACCGTTTAGAAGATGTGGCAGATCATATCAGCGAGGTGCTGGACTGTCCGATTACGATAGAAGACATCAACCACCGCCTCCTTGCTTACAGCACCCACAGCGACTACACGGACCCGGCGAGAACGTCAACAATCATCGGAAGGCGCGTTCCGGAAAAAGTCATCAACAAGCTTTGGAAGGATGGAACGATTCCCGCCTTGATGAAAACCGACGAACCGATCAGGGTCGAACAAATCGATGAAGTCGGCCTGTCGAGCCGCGTGGCGATTTCAATCTGGAAAAACAGCGAGGTTATCGGTTTTATCTGGGCGCTGGAAAGCCAAAAAACGCTGTCGGAAGACGAGCTTCACCTTTTGAAGCTGGCCGCGGATTCCGTAAAGAACAAGCTGCTGCCTTATCAGGTCCGAAAAAGAAAAAATGAACAGCGCAGCCAGGAATTTTTCTGGAAGCTATTGACCGGGCACATTTCGGAAGATCAGGAAATCTCCGACGGCTTTCACCAGCTTGGCATCGGAGTTCCTTCAACTTATTCGGTCATCATCATCCGGCTGAAAGACGAAATCGAAGAAAAAACCGAAAAGCAGCTCCATTACTTGCTGGAAACGACGCAGCAGCTGCAAATCCTTCTGGCTACAATCGACTATAATGAGCTGATTGTCCTCGCTTCGCCAAAAACGGGGCAAAAAGGGCAGCCGTTCAATGATTTAAAGCAATTTGCCGCGAATATACAAAAGCAACTTGAAGAGCGCTATAAACTGAATAACTGCACGATCGCGATCGGCGGAATGTACAGCTTGATCACCCTTGTACACCAGTCTTATCAGGAAGCGCTCTCGGCGCTGAAGGTCAAGGAGCGTTTTCCCGATGAGACAAGGCACCTCGTCAGCTTTTCAGAGCTCGGCATCTACCAGTATCTCGACGTGCTCAGCGAAAAACGGAAACATGCAAGCTATCCAAACTATTCTTTAATGCAGCTTGAAGCATATGATAAAGAGCACCACTCCAATCTTGTCGAGACGCTTGAACAATTCATCGAATGCGACAGCAACGTCAACACCGCCGCAAAAAAGCTGAACATTCACGTCAACACGCTGAATTACAGGCTGAAACGCATCAGCAAAATCGCCGAAATCGATTTAAAAAACATCAATGAAAAATTTACGATTTATCTTGAAATCAAGCTTCGCAACATGCATTTGTGA
- a CDS encoding leucyl aminopeptidase has product MFYAFKDFEKKETLLIGLFKKSRLYGKAEEIDRLLNGQLSQLLKDGDVSSKKAKVSKIFTPSLQGVKRIYIVGLGREAEFTFEDAKQCFAEAVQLIHKDRKQELTVMLDSFVSEEVPAADAAHALAESCMLSCYEVQDYKHRSNVPDQCLQSVYVLTDHDLKEIQASLHVGQVYGNATNSARTLVNMPGNMLTAADLASYAAELAAKYEFECEILEKAEMEELGMGGLLAVNQGSEEPPKMIVLKYQGKETWDDVIGLVGKGITFDTGGYSIKTKSGIVGMKSDMGGAASVLGAMEAIGELRPEQNVLAVIPSTDNMISGSAMKPDDVIVSLSGKTIEILNTDAEGRLALADGLTYAKHHGASVLIDVATLTGGVVVALGTETTGAMTNHDPLYQQVRQAAEEAGEAIWQLPITEKDKKRVKNSQMADLNNSPGREGHAIMAGTFLGEFAEQTPWVHLDIAGTATTAQNSCFGPKGGTGVMVRTLVTFVERFSGNL; this is encoded by the coding sequence ATGTTTTATGCCTTTAAAGATTTCGAAAAAAAAGAAACGCTTTTAATCGGACTGTTTAAAAAAAGCCGGCTGTACGGTAAGGCTGAAGAAATCGACCGCCTTTTGAACGGCCAGCTTTCTCAGCTGCTGAAAGACGGGGATGTATCTTCCAAAAAAGCGAAAGTGTCTAAAATATTTACCCCTTCGCTTCAGGGAGTCAAACGCATTTATATCGTCGGATTGGGCCGTGAAGCGGAATTTACCTTCGAGGATGCGAAGCAGTGCTTTGCCGAAGCTGTTCAGCTGATTCACAAAGATCGAAAGCAGGAGTTAACCGTCATGCTCGACAGCTTCGTATCCGAAGAAGTCCCAGCTGCTGACGCCGCACATGCATTGGCTGAATCGTGCATGCTGTCATGCTATGAAGTGCAGGATTACAAGCACAGATCAAATGTGCCTGATCAATGTCTGCAAAGCGTCTATGTTTTGACAGACCATGACCTGAAGGAGATTCAGGCGAGTCTGCATGTCGGACAGGTGTACGGAAATGCGACGAATTCGGCGAGAACCCTCGTGAACATGCCGGGGAACATGCTGACAGCGGCGGATCTCGCGTCATATGCCGCTGAATTGGCGGCGAAATACGAATTTGAATGTGAAATTCTTGAAAAGGCTGAAATGGAAGAGCTCGGGATGGGCGGTCTCCTCGCGGTCAACCAAGGATCAGAAGAGCCGCCGAAAATGATCGTCTTGAAATATCAAGGAAAAGAAACATGGGATGACGTCATCGGTTTAGTCGGCAAAGGGATTACGTTTGATACCGGAGGCTATTCGATTAAGACAAAGAGCGGGATTGTCGGCATGAAGTCCGATATGGGCGGAGCCGCCAGCGTTTTGGGAGCGATGGAAGCGATCGGCGAATTGAGGCCGGAACAAAACGTGCTTGCCGTGATTCCGTCGACTGATAACATGATTTCGGGAAGCGCAATGAAGCCGGACGACGTCATCGTTTCCTTGAGCGGCAAGACGATTGAGATCTTGAATACGGACGCCGAAGGAAGGCTGGCGCTCGCTGACGGACTGACATATGCGAAGCACCACGGAGCTTCCGTGCTGATCGATGTCGCGACACTGACCGGAGGCGTCGTCGTAGCTCTGGGAACGGAAACGACGGGAGCGATGACAAATCATGATCCGCTTTATCAGCAGGTGAGACAGGCGGCTGAAGAAGCGGGAGAAGCGATTTGGCAGCTTCCGATTACTGAAAAAGACAAAAAAAGAGTAAAAAACAGCCAAATGGCCGATCTTAACAATTCACCGGGCAGGGAAGGCCATGCGATTATGGCCGGAACGTTCCTCGGCGAATTCGCCGAGCAGACGCCATGGGTTCACCTTGACATCGCCGGAACGGCAACGACAGCTCAAAACTCATGCTTTGGACCGAAAGGCGGAACGGGCGTGATGGTGAGAACGCTTGTCACGTTTGTCGAGCGGTTTTCGGGAAATTTGTAG